A genomic stretch from Edaphobacter aggregans includes:
- a CDS encoding cytochrome c3 family protein, translating into MGRSISSMSSVSTALLEKLHVPAVYSNQRLDRHYDVIARDGKLYESEYALDGSGTEMFREEHQLEWIVGAGANGIGGIIRRGGYLFEAPLTFYTSTKTWEMSPGYESTDLGFSRPILTACLNCHSGRSNPISGSEGHYQNDVFSEMPIGCENCHGPGAAHIDAVTSGAMGKGRSVSIVNPARLTPDLANNICMKCHEIGDVRILKPFKEYKDIRPGEPLDNTLSIFMTPPTREAPPDKDHLQHYYAMTLSKCYRASGGRLACITCHDPHLEPAREQVPAFFNKRCMSCHTDQSCKLPTEARKQSSPPNNCIGCHMPKREVGFLAHSSLTNHRITTQADEPFPDSAFSQTTAALPDLVHLNPAPGKQDVAPPLLTLLQVYGELAAQKPEYVLSYNRILDQLQQREPNNALVQGALGRRCLQSGNLREAIGHLEQSLAIGKPQAAVYSDLSEALDKSGQREQGLAILQKAIQVDPFNPLLQRSLIFRLIALKQYANARAAMSRYSEIFPQDFFMRQKFAVAMEGTPTQ; encoded by the coding sequence GGTCGCTCCATTTCCTCGATGTCCAGCGTTTCAACTGCTCTCCTGGAAAAACTCCACGTGCCGGCTGTGTATTCCAATCAGCGACTTGACCGACACTACGACGTCATTGCTCGGGATGGGAAATTGTACGAAAGTGAATATGCGCTGGATGGAAGCGGTACAGAGATGTTCCGCGAGGAGCATCAGCTCGAATGGATCGTCGGCGCAGGAGCAAATGGAATTGGCGGCATCATCCGACGGGGCGGTTATCTCTTTGAGGCACCTCTCACCTTTTACACCAGTACCAAAACGTGGGAGATGTCGCCAGGATATGAATCGACGGACCTTGGATTTAGCAGGCCCATTCTTACAGCATGCCTCAACTGTCACAGTGGCCGCTCGAATCCGATCTCTGGAAGCGAAGGACACTACCAGAACGACGTGTTCTCCGAGATGCCGATAGGTTGTGAAAATTGCCATGGTCCAGGAGCGGCCCATATAGATGCCGTGACAAGCGGGGCCATGGGCAAAGGGCGAAGCGTCTCGATCGTGAATCCTGCTCGCCTGACTCCAGACCTCGCGAACAATATCTGCATGAAATGTCACGAGATCGGGGATGTGCGAATCCTCAAGCCTTTCAAAGAATACAAGGACATTCGGCCCGGAGAGCCTCTGGACAATACGCTGTCGATTTTCATGACGCCTCCCACACGCGAGGCGCCGCCCGACAAGGACCATCTCCAGCATTACTATGCCATGACTTTGAGTAAGTGCTATCGCGCCAGCGGCGGCCGTCTGGCCTGCATAACCTGTCACGATCCTCACCTCGAGCCTGCGAGGGAACAGGTGCCAGCCTTTTTCAATAAGAGATGCATGAGCTGCCACACAGACCAAAGCTGTAAGCTACCAACTGAGGCGCGTAAGCAAAGTAGTCCGCCCAATAACTGCATCGGCTGCCATATGCCTAAGCGCGAAGTGGGGTTCCTCGCGCATTCCAGCCTTACGAACCACCGCATCACCACCCAAGCCGACGAGCCCTTTCCGGATTCCGCGTTTTCGCAGACCACGGCGGCTCTACCCGATCTTGTCCATCTCAATCCTGCGCCGGGAAAGCAGGATGTCGCTCCACCGCTCCTTACGCTGTTGCAAGTGTATGGAGAACTAGCTGCGCAAAAACCAGAATATGTACTGTCTTACAATAGGATTCTCGATCAGCTTCAACAGAGGGAACCAAACAACGCCTTGGTACAGGGGGCGTTAGGGCGCAGATGCCTGCAAAGTGGAAACCTGCGAGAAGCTATCGGGCACCTGGAGCAATCTTTAGCAATCGGAAAGCCACAGGCTGCGGTCTATTCCGACCTCTCAGAAGCTCTGGATAAATCAGGTCAGCGCGAGCAAGGTCTCGCCATACTTCAAAAGGCGATTCAAGTGGACCCGTTCAATCCGCTGTTGCAAAGATCGCTGATCTTTCGCCTCATCGCTCTCAAGCAATACGCGAATGCGCGAGCAGCCATGAGCCGTTACTCCGAAATCTTTCCACAAGACTTCTTCATGCGGCAGAAATTCGCCGTCGCAATGGAGGGTACCCCTACGCAATGA